From Micromonospora carbonacea:
CCGCAGGGCGGGCGCAAGCACCCGCACCAGGAGTTCATCCAGATCGACACCACCAACGTGCTGTTCATCTGCGGTGGTGCCTTCGCCGGCCTCGACCAGATCATCGAGGCCCGCACGGGCCACGGCGGGACGGGCTTCGGCGCGCGGCTCCGCTCGGTCTCCGAGCGGTCGACCGACGACATCTTCAGCCAGGTCATGCCGGAGGACATGCTGAAGTTCGGCCTGATCCCCGAGTTCATCGGCCGGCTTCCGGTGATCACCAACGTCCGCAGCCTCGACCGGTCCGCCCTCGTGCGGATCCTCACCGAGCCGCGCAACGCCCTCGTGAAGCAATACCAGCGCCTCTTCGAGCTCGACGGCGTGGAGTTGGAGTTCGAGCCCCCGGCCCTGGAGGCCATCGCCGACCAGGCGATGCTGCGCGGCACGGGCGCCCGGGGCCTGCGCGCCATCATGGAGGAGGTCCTGCTCTCCGTGATGTACGAGGTGCCGAGCAACCCCGATGCCGCCCGGGTCCTGATCACCCGCGAGGTGGTCCTGGAGAACGTCAACCCGACGATCGTGCCGCGCGAGTTCACCGGCCGCCGAGCCCGCCGGGACCGCGAGGAGAAGTCCGCCTGACCCCTCCGCCCGGCGGGGGAGGGTCCACGACCCCTCCGCCGGCGGTGGAGGCTGTCGCGGGGGCCCCACCAGCCGTACGCTGAGGGTCATGCGCGTCGCCGTCTGCCAGCTGAACTCCCGCGACGACCGGGCCGCCAACCTCGCGGCCGCGGAGGCGTTGTTGGTCCGCGCCGCAGCGGCCGGCGCGGACCTGGCGGTCCTCCCTGAATACGTCGACTATCTCGGCACGGCAGCCGGGATGCCGGCACCCGAGCCCGTCGACGGCACCGTGGGTCGGTTCTTCGCCGACGTCGCCCGCCGGCTCGGCATCTGGGTGCACGCCGGGTCGTTCCACGAGGCGGGCCCGGACCGGGACCACACCTGGAACACGTCGTTGCTCTTCGACCGCACAGGCGCGCTCGCCGGGACCTACCGCAAGATCCATCTGTACGATGTGGAGATCCCCGGCCGGGTGTCGTACCTGGAGTCGGCGACGGTGGCCCCGGGGGAGAAGCCGGTGGTGGTCGACGTCGAGGGGGTCCGGGTCGGCCTGTCGATCTGCTATGACCTCCGGTTCCCGGAGCTGTACCGGCACCTGGCCGCGGACGAGGGTGCCACGTTGTTGGTGGTGCCGGCCGCGTTCATGGTGCACACCGGGCGTGACCACTGGGAGGTCCTGCTGCGGGCGCGGGCCATCGAGAACCAGTGCTTCGTCGCCGCCGCCGGGCAGACCGGCGACCACGAGCCGGGGCGCACCTGCTTCGGCCGAAGCATGGTCGTCGACCCGTGGGGGACGGTCCTCGGTCAGGTGCCCGACGGCACCGGTCTCACCGTGGTGGACCTGGACCTGGATCGGCTCCGGACCATCCGCACGGAGCTGCCCAGCCTGGCGAACCGTCGGCTCTGACGCCTCCGGGCCGCGGCTCAGCTCTGGAGGAGGACCCCGAGCACGGTGAGGCCCGCGATGGCGGTGGCCGTGATGAGCAGCGCGGCGGACATCCGGGAGCGCCCGCGCCTCGCCAGCCGGCCCACGGAGAGCAGGATGACGGCCACCACCACGGCGCCGATGACCAGTTGCCAGAACGGCAGCAGCAGTCCGAGCAGGGCTTCCTCGGCGAGCGGTTGCACCGGGCGGGCGGGGGTGTCATCCATGCCAGACACTCTGACACGCCCAGGCGCACATTCGGCCCGCGTGGACGGGTGCAGTCTTCCTACAGGCAGTGACAGGCGTTGATTTGCCTTCCCGGGGGCGTACGCGTAACTTTCTCTCTGCACGCGGGAGGCCGGACAAACCGGCTGATAGCGGGCACAGGTTCGCGGCGGAGACGCCAGGCGAGGCTGGTCCGGGCGGTGCGGGGCGATTCCGGTGAGACGGAGTTGCGATCGCGAAGCCGACCGGGTAGAGTTCTGGAGCCGGCAGGAGCCGGGCGGATGGCCGCGAAGCGGCGATCGGCCGGTCTGCGGCTCTCCACGACAGAAACGACCGCCGTTATTCGGCGTGCGTCGCCGTGGGTCCGAGCGAATCCAAGCGCCAACCTTGGGAACAGGGTTGACCGCGAAGACGAGATCGGGTAGGTTGGAGAGGTTGCCCCGGAAGAAGGTTCTACAGCGTAGGGCTTTCGGATGGTGTGTGGTTGTTCTTTGAGAACTCAACAGGGTGCTTGATAAGCCAGTGCCAAGTAGTTTGATACCCCGTGCTGGGTCGGCCTTCGGGTTGGTCTGGTGGGGATTCCTTTGGCAACACTTTGTTGTCGGGATGGATTGTTCAACAGGTTTTTGTTGGAGAGTTTGATCCTGGCTCAGGACGAACGCTGGCGGCGTGCTTAACACATGCAAGTCGAGCGGAAAGGCCCTTCGGGGTACTCGAGCGGCGAACGGGTGAGTAACACGTGAGCAACCTGCCCTAGGCTTTGGGATAACCCTCGGAAACGGGGGCTAATACCGGATACAACCTTTGGTCGCATGACTGGGGGTGGAAAGTTTTTCGGCCTGGGATGGGCTCGCGGCCTATCAGCTTGTTGGTGGGGTGATGGCCTACCAAGGCGACGACGGGTAGCCGGCCTGAGAGGGCGACCGGCCACACTGGGACTGAGACACGGCCCAGACTCCTACGGGAGGCAGCAGTGGGGAATATTGCACAATGGGCGGAAGCCTGATGCAGCGACGCCGCGTGAGGGATGACGGCCTTCGGGTTGTAAACCTCTTTCAGCAGGGACGAAGCGCAAGTGACGGTACCTGCAGAAGAAGCGCCGGCCAACTACGTGCCAGCAGCCGCGGTAAGACGTAGGGCGCGAGCGTTGTCCGGATTTATTGGGCGTAAAGAGCTCGTAGGCGGCTTGTCGCGTCGACCGTGAAAACTTGGGGCTCAACCCCAAGCCTGCGGTCGATACGGGCAGGCTAGAGTTCGGTAGGGGAGACTGGAATTCCTGGTGTAGCGGTGAAATGCGCAGATATCAGGAGGAACACCGGTGGCGAAGGCGGGTCTCTGGGCCGATACTGACGCTGAGGAGCGAAAGCGTGGGGAGCGAACAGGATTAGATACCCTGGTAGTCCACGCTGTAAACGTTGGGCGCTAGGTGTGGGGGGCCTCTCCGGTTCTCTGTGCCGCAGCTAACGCATTAAGCGCCCCGCCTGGGGAGTACGGCCGCAAGGCTAAAACTCAAAGGAATTGACGGGGGCCCGCACAAGCGGCGGAGCATGCGGATTAATTCGATGCAACGCGAAGAACCTTACCTGGGTTTGACATGGCCGCAAAACCTCCAGAGATGGGGGGTCCTTCGGGGGCGGTCACAGGTGGTGCATGGCTGTCGTCAGCTCGTGTCGTGAGATGTTGGGTTAAGTCCCGCAACGAGCGCAACCCTCGTTCGATGTTGCCAGCGCGTTATGGCGGGGACTCATCGAAGACTGCCGGGGTCAACTCGGAGGAAGGTGGGGATGACGTCAAGTCATCATGCCCCTTATGTCCAGGGCTTCACGCATGCTACAATGGCCGGTACAATGGGCTGCGATACCGTGAGGTGGAGCGAATCCCAAAAAGCCGGTCTCAGTTCGGATCGGGGTCTGCAACTCGACCCCGTGAAGTCGGAGTCGCTAGTAATCGCAGATCAGCAACGCTGCGGTGAATACGTTCCCGGGCCTTGTACACACCGCCCGTCACGTCACGAAAGTCGGCAACACCCGAAGCCGGTGGCCCAACCCTTGTGGAGGGAGCCGTCGAAGGTGGGGCTGGCGATTGGGACGAAGTCGTAACAAGGTAGCCGTACCGGAAGGTGCGGCTGGATCACCTCCTTTCTAAGGAGCACCATCCGGCGAAAGCTGGTATGGAGCCCGCGATCTGCGAATGTCAGGTCGGGGTGCTCAATGGCGGAGACACTGGTGAGTTTTTCCCTGGCAACGGCCATACGGGTTTCTAGTACAGCCATCTTCGGGTGGTGGGAACGGGACTGGTGGTGCGGCTGGGGAAGGGCGGAGAGCACCCTGTTGGGTCCTGAAGGAACAACCCGTTGTGGTGGTTGTCTTTCAGTGCTGATCCTTTGAGGTTTTGCCTCGGGGTTGGTTGCCAGGTGCGGCCTGGTCTCGCATACCGCCGGCGGTTGTCGGGTTTGGTGTGGGGCTGTGGGTTGTGGGTTGGTTGTTTGTTGAGAATTGCACAGTGGACGCGAGCATCTTTGTGGTCAAGTTGTCAAGGGCGAACGGTGGATGCCTTGGCACCAGGAGCCGATGAAGGACGTGGGAGGCCGCGATAGGCCTGGGGGAGCTGTCAACCAAGCTGTGATCCCAGGGTGTCCGAATGGGGAAACCTGGCTGGAGTCATGTCCAGTCACCTGCACCTGAATTCATAGGGTGTGTGGGGGGAACGCGGGGAAGTGAAACATCTCAGTACCCGTAGGAAGAGAAAACAATAGTGATTCCGTGAGTAGTGGCGAGCGAAAGCGGATTGAGGCTAAACCGGTTGCGTGTGATACCTGTCAGGGGTTGCGTGGTCGGGGTTGTGGGACCCTGCTACACGAGCTGACACTCGTGTGAGGAGTGATAAAGCCAGTGGATAGCCGAATGGTCTGGAATGGCTGACCGTAGACGGTGAGAGTCCGGTAGGTGAAATTTGCTGGTCTTCTGTGGGTGTTCCCGAGTAGCGGCGGACTCCTGTAATCTGCCGTGAATCTGCCAGGACCACCTGGTAAGCCTAAATACTTCCTGGTGACCGATAGCGGACGAGTACCGTGAGGGAATGGTGAAAAGTACCCCGGGAGGGGAGTGAAATAGTACCTGAAACCGTTCGCCTACAATCCGTCGGAGCCTTGCGGGGTGACGGCGTGCCTTTTGAAGAATGAGCCTGCGAGTTAGTGGCATGTGGCGAGGTTAACCCGTGTGGGGGAGCCGTAGCGAAAGCGAGTCTGAATAGGGCGTTTGAGTCGCATGCTCTAGACCCGAAGCGGAGTGATCTAGCCATGGGCAGGCTGAAGCGTGGGTAAGACTACGTGGAGGGCCGAACCCACCAACGTTGAAAAGTTGGGGGATGACCTGTGGTTAGGGGTGAAAGGCCAATCAAACTCCGTGATAGCTGGTTCTCCCCGAAATGCATTTAGGTGCAGCGTCGCGTGTTTCTTGCCGGAGGTAGAGCACTGGATGGTCTAGGGGGCCCACAAGCTTACTGAAATCAGCCAAACTCCGAATGCCGGTAAGTGAGAGCGCGGCAGTGAGACTGCGGGGGATAAGCTTCGTAGTCGAGAGGGAAACAGCCCAGATCACCAGCTAAGGCCCCTAAGCGTGTGCTAAGTGGAAAAGGATGTGGGGTCGCATAGACAACCAGGAGGTTGGCTTAGAAGCAGCCACCCTTTAAAGAGTGCGTAATAGCTCACTGGTCAAGTGGTTCCGCGCCGACAATGTAGCGGGGCTCAAGCACACCGCCGAAGCTGTGGCACTCACATGATACTTCGCCAGGCCTTGATGTCTGGTGCAGGTGTGTGGGTGGGTAGGGGAGCGTCGTGCCGGGGGTGAAGCAGCGGGGTGACCTAGTTGTGGACGCGGCACGAGTGAGAATGCAGGCATGAGTAGCGAAAGAAGGGTGAGAAACCCTTCCGCCGGATGACCAAGGGTTCCAGGGCCAGGCTAATCCGCCCTGGGTGAGTCGGGACCTAAGGCGAGGCCGAGAGGCGTAGTCGATGGACAACGGGTTGATATTCCCGTACCCGCGAAGGAGCGCCCGTGATGAACCTCGTTGTGCTAACCACCCAAACCGCTGAGGCCTTCGGGTCAAGGTTGGGGAGCGTGGGAACCTGGCGGGTAGTAGTCAAGCGATGGGGTGACGCAGGAAGGTAGCTGATCCCGGCCGGTGGTTGTGCCGGGGTAAGCGTGTAGGCCGTGTTGTAGGCAAATCCGCAACACATGTGGCTGAGACGTGATGCCGAGCCGATTCAGGTGAAGTCAGTGATCCTATGCTGCCGAGAAAAGCCTCTAGCGAGTTCCGAGCGGCCCGTACCCCAAACCGACACAGGTGGTCAGGTAGAGAATACCGAGGCGATCGGGCGAACTGTGGTTAAGGAACTCGGCAAATTGCCCCCGTAACTTAGGGAGAAGGGGGGCCGGAGACGTGAAGCCCCTTGCGGGTGGAGCGTTGTATGGCCGCAGAGAGCAGGGGGAAGCGACTGTTTACTAAAAACACAGGTCCATGCGAAGAAGTAATTCGATGTATATGGACTGACGCCTGCCCGGTGCTGGAACGTTAAGGGGACCTGTTAGCTCCTTTCGGGGGGCGAAGCGGAGAACTTAAGCGCCAGTAAACGGCGGTGGTAACTATAACCATCCTAAGGTAGCGAAATTCCTTGTCGGGTAAGTTCCGACCTGCACGAATGGCGTAACGACTTCCCCACTGTCTCAACCACAGGCCCGGCGAAATTGCATTACGAGTAAAGATGCTCGTTACGCGCGGCAGGACGGAAAGACCCCGGGACCTTTACTATAGCTTGACATTGGTATCTGAGTTAGCTTGTGTAGGATAGGTGGGAGCCGGTGAAGC
This genomic window contains:
- a CDS encoding carbon-nitrogen hydrolase family protein, translating into MRVAVCQLNSRDDRAANLAAAEALLVRAAAAGADLAVLPEYVDYLGTAAGMPAPEPVDGTVGRFFADVARRLGIWVHAGSFHEAGPDRDHTWNTSLLFDRTGALAGTYRKIHLYDVEIPGRVSYLESATVAPGEKPVVVDVEGVRVGLSICYDLRFPELYRHLAADEGATLLVVPAAFMVHTGRDHWEVLLRARAIENQCFVAAAGQTGDHEPGRTCFGRSMVVDPWGTVLGQVPDGTGLTVVDLDLDRLRTIRTELPSLANRRL